A genomic stretch from Chryseobacterium sp. SNU WT5 includes:
- a CDS encoding EpsG family protein, with amino-acid sequence MPILHPIFVIIFLFLAFGSYWEIFRLQKKQSVFVWIAGILIVIAVGFRLNAGADYPVYKMLFSGFAMYTTYGDVLDKALFRPNTEQIEWIFVLINKLVFDFGFPFYIVTFIMALITVSLKFTAIYKNVAFPTLALLFYFMPIMFFEDSGQMRQGIGIAFCIASFKFIKDRNLSMFLLCMYIALGFHKTSVAFLPAYWLVKIPMNSKRIFWVLVIALLCSPLELYRFGGGLFSSISPDDLSGAYTGYLDDRYYGTEVETGLNDIVKLFFIGILIKYDKKGCENVLWYEYMRNLAVFGLALFYFFRSNEIFAVRLPGAYMFFMTMFCMSNLVYAVREKTRQILYIGFMSYLVAMFFYFGKGNGDRGGFTSDRYTNALW; translated from the coding sequence ATGCCAATTCTACACCCTATTTTCGTAATTATTTTTCTGTTTCTTGCTTTTGGAAGTTATTGGGAAATATTCAGGTTGCAAAAGAAGCAGAGTGTCTTCGTGTGGATTGCAGGTATATTAATTGTAATTGCAGTTGGGTTTCGACTGAACGCGGGGGCAGATTACCCTGTGTACAAAATGTTATTTTCCGGTTTTGCAATGTATACCACTTACGGAGATGTTCTGGACAAAGCGCTTTTTCGCCCAAATACCGAACAGATAGAATGGATTTTTGTTTTAATTAATAAATTGGTATTTGATTTTGGTTTTCCTTTTTATATCGTTACATTTATAATGGCGCTTATTACGGTGAGTCTTAAGTTTACTGCTATTTACAAAAATGTAGCTTTTCCTACTTTAGCATTGCTTTTTTACTTTATGCCCATTATGTTTTTTGAAGATTCTGGACAGATGAGGCAAGGAATTGGAATTGCTTTTTGTATAGCCTCTTTTAAATTTATTAAAGACCGTAATCTGTCCATGTTCTTGTTATGTATGTATATCGCGCTTGGTTTTCATAAAACTTCAGTTGCATTTCTGCCTGCTTATTGGTTGGTGAAAATACCGATGAACAGCAAGAGGATTTTTTGGGTGTTGGTTATTGCCTTGTTATGTTCGCCGCTAGAACTGTATAGGTTTGGTGGTGGCCTTTTTAGTTCTATTTCTCCCGATGATCTTTCTGGTGCGTATACGGGTTATCTTGATGATCGGTATTATGGTACAGAAGTGGAAACGGGTTTAAATGATATTGTGAAATTATTTTTTATAGGAATTCTTATCAAATATGATAAGAAAGGATGTGAGAATGTCTTGTGGTACGAGTATATGAGGAATCTCGCGGTTTTTGGACTTGCCCTCTTCTATTTCTTCCGGTCGAATGAGATATTTGCAGTCCGGCTGCCCGGTGCTTATATGTTTTTTATGACCATGTTCTGCATGAGTAATCTGGTATATGCCGTAAGAGAAAAGACCAGACAAATTTTATACATAGGATTTATGAGTTATTTGGTGGCGATGTTTTTCTACTTTGGAAAAGGGAACGGAGATAGAGGTGGTTTTACATCAGATCGGTACACTAACGCACTTTGGTAA
- a CDS encoding glycosyltransferase family 2 protein translates to MPKISIIVPVYQVEEYLRKCLDSLVNQTLQDIEVIVVNDGSVDNSQSIIDEYQQKFPHLIKGFYKSNGGLSDARNFGLEQATGSFLGFVDSDDYVSPTMFEEMYELAKKHQADLVICNLQKVDQNGNVTQKLTQIPNMPESIQLPDHFSVFSDLSYFACNKIFKKELFCGVRFKKGIHFEDIQLIPQVLLKCERIAQTQTYHYNYLERQDSITKIHTVKGLDILKAVNDVTQFFLTSPYKNQMADLKNFQILEGVYTFIAYQAFVKDKHDYTKMSLEMRNYRLKNQISLLDLLFYRRFGKNYLLSLPLRKQIYYLFYFIGADKFLKKLL, encoded by the coding sequence ATGCCGAAGATATCTATTATTGTGCCGGTTTACCAAGTGGAAGAATATCTAAGAAAATGCTTGGATTCTTTGGTAAATCAGACTCTGCAGGATATTGAGGTCATCGTAGTTAATGATGGCAGTGTAGACAATTCACAAAGCATTATTGATGAGTATCAACAGAAATTTCCGCATTTAATTAAGGGGTTTTATAAATCGAATGGAGGTTTAAGTGATGCCAGAAACTTCGGTTTAGAGCAAGCTACAGGATCATTTTTAGGGTTTGTGGATAGTGATGATTATGTCTCGCCCACGATGTTTGAAGAAATGTACGAGCTCGCTAAAAAGCATCAAGCAGACTTAGTGATCTGTAATTTGCAAAAAGTTGATCAAAATGGTAATGTTACTCAAAAACTTACACAAATCCCAAATATGCCCGAAAGTATCCAGTTGCCAGACCATTTCTCGGTTTTTTCGGATCTTTCCTACTTTGCTTGTAATAAAATTTTTAAGAAAGAACTTTTTTGTGGGGTGCGCTTCAAGAAAGGGATACATTTTGAAGATATTCAGTTAATTCCTCAGGTGCTCTTAAAATGTGAAAGGATTGCACAAACACAAACGTATCACTATAATTATTTAGAAAGGCAGGATTCTATTACCAAAATTCACACGGTAAAGGGTTTAGATATTTTAAAAGCAGTAAATGATGTGACGCAGTTTTTTTTAACCTCTCCATATAAAAATCAAATGGCAGATCTGAAAAATTTTCAAATCTTAGAAGGGGTTTATACCTTTATTGCTTATCAAGCTTTTGTAAAAGATAAGCATGATTACACAAAAATGTCTCTTGAAATGCGAAATTATAGACTAAAAAATCAAATATCATTGTTAGATCTTTTATTCTATAGACGATTTGGTAAAAATTATCTTTTATCTTTACCATTGAGAAAACAAATTTATTACCTCTTTTACTTTATTGGAGCCGATAAATTCTTGAAAAAGCTGTTGTAA